One genomic segment of Salarias fasciatus chromosome 8, fSalaFa1.1, whole genome shotgun sequence includes these proteins:
- the LOC115393699 gene encoding nucleoside diphosphate kinase A2-like, producing MAEQKERTFIAVKPDGVQRGLIGDIIKRFEQKGFKLVGMKMIQASRDLLSDHYVDLKDRPFFPTLIDYMSSGPVVAMVWEGKGVVKTGRVMLGATNPADSSPGTIRGDFCIDVSKNIIHGSDSVDSAKTEISLWFKDDELVSYTSCAFSWLY from the exons ATGGCCGAACAGAAGGAGCGCACCTTCATCGCCGTGAAGCCGGACGGCGTGCAGAGGGGCCTGATCGGCGACATCATCAAGAGGTTCGAGCAGAAGGGCTTCAAGCTGGTGGGCATGAAGATGATCCAG GCGTCTCGGGACCTCCTGTCCGATCACTACGTGGACCTGAAGGACCGGCCCTTCTTCCCCACGCTCATCGATTACATGAGCTCTGGTCCTGTGGTGGCCATG gtgtgGGAGGGGAAAGGCGTGGTGAAGACGGGCCGCGTGATGCTGGGTGCCACCAACCCGGCCGACTCCAGCCCCGGGACCATCCGAGGAGACTTCTGCATCGACGTGAGCAA GAACATCATCCACGGCAGCGACTCGGTGGACAGCGCCAAGACGGAGATCTCCCTGTGGTTCAAGGACGACGAGCTGGTCAGCTACACCAGCTGTGCCTTCAGCTGGCTGtactga